From Streptomyces yatensis, one genomic window encodes:
- a CDS encoding DNA translocase FtsK: MASRTSGKGSQSTAGTSKKRAGQSGGAAKKAVAKKAPAKKAPAKRAAAPAKKAAAKKAAPPPAPNPTSGVYRAVRAVWMGMARAVGAMFRGIGRGAKGLDPAHRKDGSALLLLALALIVAAGTWSNLDGPVGSLVEMLVTGAFGRLDLVVPILLGTIAARLILHPERPEANGRIVIGLSALVIGVLGQVHIACGAPGRGQGTEAIQDAGGLIGWAVSRPLIYLMGDVLAVPLLVLLTVFGLLVVTATPVAAIPQRLRQLGVRLGLLRDDEDAYASEAGYDAGEYADEWRETPARGARRTSLAKEDPDGAGGPERAEEEALRKRRRSRRSSSAGQPLDRPMDAVDVAAAAAASLDGAVLHGVQPSPLVAGLSSGISGEREDGAASGGVPVARDADKESGKGAGKGGARGRAAAGKGRTDGAGGADPAQVPDLTRPVTETSEPLPPRAEQLQLSGDITYSLPSLELLERGGPGKTRSAANDAVVDSLTKVFTEFKVDAAVTGFTRGPTVTRYVVELGPAVKVERITALTKNIAYAVASPDVRIISPIPGKSAVGIEIPNSDREMVNLGDVLRSADSVGDDHPMLVGLGKDVEGGYVAANLATMPHVLVAGATGSGKSSCINCLITSVMARATPDDVRMVLVDPKRVELTAYEGIPHLITPIITNPKRAAEALQWVVREMDLRYDDLAAYGFRHIDDFNAAVRKGKVKEPEGSERELKPYPYLLVIVDELADLMMVAPRDVEDSIVRITQLARAAGIHLVLATQRPSVDVVTGLIKANVPSRLAFATSSLADSRVILDQPGAEKLIGKGDGLFLPMGANKPTRMQGAYVTEAEVEAVVAHCKAQMAPVFRDDVTVGSSKKKEIDEEIGDDLDLLCQAAELVVSTQFGSTSMLQRKLRVGFAKAGRLMDLMESRNIVGPSEGSKARDVLVKPDELDGVLDVIRGKAHS; encoded by the coding sequence ATGGCCTCTCGTACGTCCGGCAAGGGTTCCCAGAGCACGGCGGGCACCTCGAAGAAGCGCGCCGGGCAGTCCGGAGGCGCTGCGAAGAAGGCGGTCGCCAAGAAGGCGCCCGCGAAGAAGGCACCCGCCAAGAGGGCCGCCGCGCCCGCGAAGAAGGCAGCGGCGAAGAAGGCGGCGCCGCCTCCCGCGCCGAATCCCACCAGTGGCGTGTACCGCGCCGTGCGCGCGGTGTGGATGGGCATGGCGCGCGCCGTCGGGGCGATGTTCCGCGGCATAGGACGCGGCGCCAAGGGACTCGACCCCGCCCACCGCAAGGACGGCAGCGCCCTGCTGCTGCTCGCGCTCGCCCTGATCGTCGCGGCGGGCACCTGGTCCAATCTGGACGGGCCGGTCGGCAGTCTGGTCGAGATGCTGGTCACCGGCGCCTTCGGCCGTCTCGACCTGGTGGTGCCGATACTGCTGGGCACCATCGCCGCCCGGCTGATCCTCCACCCGGAGCGGCCGGAGGCCAACGGGCGGATCGTCATCGGGCTCTCGGCGCTCGTCATCGGCGTTCTGGGGCAGGTCCACATCGCCTGCGGCGCCCCGGGGCGCGGCCAGGGCACCGAGGCGATACAGGACGCGGGCGGCCTGATCGGCTGGGCGGTGTCCCGGCCGCTGATCTATCTGATGGGCGACGTGCTGGCGGTACCGCTGCTGGTGCTGCTCACCGTCTTCGGGCTGCTGGTGGTCACCGCGACGCCGGTCGCCGCCATTCCGCAGCGGCTGCGGCAGCTGGGCGTCCGGCTCGGCCTGCTGCGGGACGACGAGGACGCGTACGCGTCGGAGGCCGGGTACGACGCGGGGGAGTACGCCGACGAATGGCGCGAGACGCCCGCCAGAGGCGCTCGCAGGACCTCGCTCGCCAAAGAGGACCCGGACGGTGCCGGAGGCCCGGAGCGGGCCGAGGAGGAGGCGCTGCGCAAGCGCCGGCGCTCGCGCCGCTCGTCGTCCGCGGGGCAGCCGCTGGACCGGCCCATGGACGCCGTGGACGTGGCGGCCGCGGCCGCCGCCTCGCTGGACGGGGCCGTGCTGCACGGTGTGCAGCCCTCGCCGCTGGTCGCCGGGCTCAGCAGCGGGATTTCGGGCGAGCGTGAGGACGGGGCCGCGAGCGGCGGGGTGCCGGTCGCGCGCGACGCCGACAAGGAGTCCGGGAAGGGCGCCGGGAAGGGCGGCGCCAGGGGCAGGGCGGCGGCCGGGAAGGGCCGTACGGACGGAGCCGGCGGGGCGGACCCGGCCCAGGTCCCCGACCTCACCCGGCCCGTGACCGAGACGAGCGAGCCGCTGCCGCCGCGCGCCGAGCAGCTGCAGCTCTCCGGCGACATCACCTACTCCCTGCCCTCGCTCGAGCTGCTGGAGCGCGGCGGTCCCGGCAAGACCCGCAGCGCGGCCAACGACGCGGTCGTGGACTCGCTGACGAAGGTGTTCACGGAGTTCAAGGTGGACGCCGCCGTCACCGGCTTCACCCGCGGCCCGACGGTTACCCGCTACGTGGTGGAACTGGGCCCGGCCGTCAAGGTCGAGCGGATCACCGCGCTGACCAAGAACATCGCCTACGCGGTCGCCAGCCCCGATGTGCGGATCATCAGCCCGATCCCCGGCAAGTCGGCCGTCGGCATCGAAATCCCCAACAGCGACCGCGAGATGGTCAACCTGGGCGATGTGCTGCGCTCGGCGGACTCCGTGGGCGACGACCATCCGATGCTCGTCGGGCTGGGCAAGGACGTCGAGGGCGGCTATGTGGCGGCCAATCTGGCCACCATGCCGCACGTGCTGGTGGCGGGCGCGACCGGTTCCGGCAAGTCGTCCTGCATCAACTGCCTGATCACGTCGGTCATGGCGCGGGCCACACCGGACGATGTGCGGATGGTGCTGGTCGACCCCAAGCGCGTGGAGCTGACCGCCTACGAGGGTATTCCGCATCTGATCACACCGATCATCACCAACCCCAAGCGCGCCGCGGAGGCGCTCCAGTGGGTCGTGCGGGAGATGGATCTTCGCTATGACGACCTCGCGGCGTACGGCTTCCGCCATATCGACGACTTCAACGCGGCGGTCCGCAAGGGGAAGGTGAAGGAGCCCGAGGGAAGCGAGCGGGAGCTCAAGCCCTACCCGTATCTGCTGGTGATCGTCGACGAGCTGGCCGATTTGATGATGGTCGCACCGCGGGACGTCGAGGACTCGATCGTGCGGATCACGCAGCTGGCCCGCGCTGCCGGTATCCACCTGGTGCTGGCCACCCAGCGGCCCTCCGTGGACGTCGTCACCGGTCTGATCAAGGCCAATGTGCCCTCGCGGCTCGCCTTCGCCACCTCCTCGCTGGCCGACAGCCGCGTCATCCTGGACCAGCCCGGCGCCGAGAAGCTGATCGGCAAGGGTGACGGCCTCTTTCTGCCGATGGGCGCGAACAAACCCACCCGGATGCAGGGCGCCTATGTCACCGAGGCCGAGGTCGAGGCGGTCGTCGCGCACTGCAAGGCGCAGATGGCACCGGTCTTCCGCGACGACGTGACGGTCGGCTCGTCGAAGAAGAAGGAGATCGACGAGGAGATCGGCGATGATCTCGATCTGCTCTGCCAGGCCGCTGAGCTGGTGGTTTCCACCCAGTTCGGCTCGACGTCGATGCTGCAGCGCAAGCTGCGGGTGGGTTTCGCCAAGGCGGGGCGGCTGATGGATCTCATGGAGTCGCGGAACATCGTCGGCCCGAGCGAGGGATCCAAGGCGCGCGATGTGCTCGTCAAGCCGGATGAATTGGATGGCGTGCTCGACGTGATCCGCGGTAAGGCTCACTCATAA